The following nucleotide sequence is from Cellvibrio sp. PSBB006.
ACTCGCTCACCTTTACATCTCAAAATTTTGTCTGTCCACGATTACAATAGCCGCCTCCGGTGGGCGCAATGCAAAAAGTGTTAATTAACGTAATTGATGCCACCGGCCCGGTTTAATTCCCATGGGGCCAGGCTATGCATCCAACCATTTCCAACAAAGAAGCGATTTTTCTTGCGCTCAAGCAGGTCCCGCAGGGCAAGGTAGTCACTTATGGCCAATTGGCCCGGCTTGCCGGTTTACCCGGCGCGGCGCGCCTGGCTGGCAGTGTGTTACGCGATTTACCGAAAGGCACGCGCCTGGCCTGGCACCGGGTGATCAATGCCCAAGGCAAATTATCCCTGCCACCGGACTCACCCAGTTATCAGGAACAGATCCGTCGTCTGACAGCAGAAGGCGTAGAAATTCATAACGGGAAAATCAATTTACTGCGGTTCGGATGGAACAGCTGACCCATCTCCAACGCGAAGCGCATCGCGCTCACGGCGTTTAAAGACCCTGCTAATGGCAAGCAATAAGAACAAGCCCGGAATCACCATCACGGCGGTGATGACAAAGAACAAAGCCCAATTACCATTCAGGCTATCCACCATCTGACCGCTGAATGACGACAACGAGGTACGCCCCAAACTGCCCAGCGAGGCCAGCAAGGCGTACTGTGATGCGGAAAAAGCACGGCCGCTCAACCAACTGATAAACGATACAAAAGCCACCGACGAAAACGCTGAGGTGAAGTTGTCCACCAGAATCGTGGCCAGAAATAAGGTTTCACTGGGCCCGGTAATTGCGATCCAGGCGAACATCAAATTACTCGCCGCCATGGTTGCACCGCCGATAAACAAGCCGCGCACAATGCCATAACGAATATTGATCGCACTGCCGATCAGCGTGAAGATGATCGTCATAATCCAGCCGACCATCTTGGAATACTCGGCAATTTGTTCGTTGCTAAAACCCACTTCGCGATAAAACTGAATCGACATACGCCCGAGAAAGGCTTCGCCGATTTTAAAGAAAAAGACAAACACCAAAATCATGCAGGCCAATTGCCAACCGTTGCGCCGGAAAAATTCAGCGAAAGGCTCGATGATAGTGACCGAGATTCGCGCCACAACTCTCTGCCACCACCCGGTGTGTGAGAAAGCGTGCAGGTATTTTTCTTCGGCTATTTTCTGCAAGGCTTCGCGCTGGGTTTGCGGCTCTCTGACGATGCCGGTAAAGATCATCATCAAGCCCATCACTGCTGCCATAACCAGATAGACATTCGACCAACCAATGACATCCGCATAGTGAAACGCGATATAACCCGGCAACGAATAACCTGTCCACCAACCGATCACACTCATCGCTGAGGCTGGCGGTAAGCGCTCTTTGTCATCACCGATAATATCGATGCGATAGGCATCAATGGCGACATCCTGAGTGGCCGAAAAGGTTGTCAAAGCCAAGGCCAACAACGAAGTCCACAACAGACTGTGTGCAGGATTGGTAAAAGCGATACCGGCGGTTGCGCAGAGCATCAGCCCTTGCATGAACATAATCCAGCCGCGCCGTTGCCCAAGGCGCTGGCAGATGACAGGCAATTTAATGCGGTCCAGCAAAGGCGCCCATAA
It contains:
- a CDS encoding MGMT family protein translates to MHPTISNKEAIFLALKQVPQGKVVTYGQLARLAGLPGAARLAGSVLRDLPKGTRLAWHRVINAQGKLSLPPDSPSYQEQIRRLTAEGVEIHNGKINLLRFGWNS
- a CDS encoding MFS transporter; this encodes MFNRVDGNVQSWRQALNSYRDIRLLYIFLLGCSSGFPWVLVGSSMSGWLSDSGLSRSAIGYFGSVTVVYAINFLWAPLLDRIKLPVICQRLGQRRGWIMFMQGLMLCATAGIAFTNPAHSLLWTSLLALALTTFSATQDVAIDAYRIDIIGDDKERLPPASAMSVIGWWTGYSLPGYIAFHYADVIGWSNVYLVMAAVMGLMMIFTGIVREPQTQREALQKIAEEKYLHAFSHTGWWQRVVARISVTIIEPFAEFFRRNGWQLACMILVFVFFFKIGEAFLGRMSIQFYREVGFSNEQIAEYSKMVGWIMTIIFTLIGSAINIRYGIVRGLFIGGATMAASNLMFAWIAITGPSETLFLATILVDNFTSAFSSVAFVSFISWLSGRAFSASQYALLASLGSLGRTSLSSFSGQMVDSLNGNWALFFVITAVMVIPGLFLLLAISRVFKRRERDALRVGDGSAVPSEPQ